AGTACTGGGCAGAGGAACTCATTTACAAGACTTGGGTACCAATCCAGCAACTGACGCGTAGAAGCAGCCCAGGTATGTCTGCACAGATTTGCTCAACAGGTGCCCGAACCTGCGTtgtccccttcccctctccatCCAATTACCGCTCCCCAAAGAGCTCCAtggcaaaaaatgtttttttaaaaaaaaaaacacatgcacacgcacagTTTTAGTGatgcaatatttaaatatcaacaCTCAGGCCTCAGGGGAGAAGCCTCACATTGGTATCTCTAAGTTTAGTTTCAGCCTAAGCCTCTTGCAGCTCAGCAGACACTCACTATTGATTTTAGATAATGGGGTTGGTTTCCTTTTTAACTTTTGCTGCATGCAGGAGGCAAAGCTGTACTGTGCTGCCTCAAGGACTGACAACACCCTAGGAAGTGTGGGCAACAATTTCAAATACAATGAATTCTGTTTCTCAGTAACTTAAAAAAGTCATGGTAGGTAAACACCCAGTACACGGCAAGAGTAGCATTCCCCATCTGCCTGTCAGAATGCAGTAGGCAGCTGCAAGTCAGATACTAGAGCTCCAGAGCAAGCACAGCCTTTAGTCAACCCCAGAGATGGCTCTGAGCTCCCTACAGAACCTTTCCTTCACTAAAAGGACCAGTAACCCACTCTATCAGCCACAAGCTGCTGCAACACAGACCACAGTAAACGCCAGATCCATACTGTACTGACAACAGCCAGCAACACACCTGGAATCCTCAATATAGGCAAGGAAAGCTTTTCTCTCCAGTCAACCAATGAAGAATAGTGCAAATATCAGATAGCACCTGCTAGCATGATTTTAATGCATTAAGCTTAACAAAGACCGTGGCAGAGAGCCAAGTTGCTGCACAACACACCCACGACCAGAGGGACTTGAAGATTTGACTATCTTCTAACAGTGACCAAGCAAATACCCAATTTTCTACCTACTAAACGCACAGCCAGACTAGGGCaagtgggagaggaaagaaagagagaaggagatcTCATTTCATGTCAGACAGGCAATGTGCCCCTGCTCAACTGCAGCCTTGGGTGGACATCCTAGGACCCAAACCACTCTTCCATGATGATAACAGCAAGGTCATGTCTCTCAAGTCAGCAGGAAACATTTCACCAATACAGTCTTCTGGCAGCAGAGAGAACCAACACCAAGGGCAAATAAAAGGCACCCCTTATCCCAGCCAGCACAAGAGTAGCACTCCCCCAAGCCAAAAACACAGCTCAAGCTAGACCTCCTCAGCAAGAGGGAACTCAAGAAACTGGAAGCAGCAACGAGGTCCCTGAACCACAACAGTTGCTGCATCAGGCACCTTGAACTAACCTTTGTTAAAATACTGCCTAATTAGTGCAGCAAAATTCCACAATGCCAGAGCATGAAAAGTCAGCACTTCCACCAGCAGTGACCATTAAATTCTCCgacaaaaggaaaaacccaGGCAGCAACATGGTTCTTCGCTGCTCCAAATCTGTTAAGACATAACTGCCAATTTTACATCACCTCATTTCAGCATTGAGACATCCTGGAGGCTCCTTGATCTTgtcaagaagaaaaaggaatgaataAGCCACAAAAACATTAGCAAAATATCATGTTATGACAGTCAACTTGACCCCCTACCATTTGAGGCAGATTTCATCATTTGCTGCAAGTGAAGTTCATAAGCCATAGTATAAAACAGCTTCAGCGTGCCACATGCAAAACCAAGCCTCCTCTCAGGAGCACTTTAGCACTAGTTATGACTCAAGCACACTGACCAGCTCCAGGGCTGTAAGCTGACACTGCAAGTTAGCACAGGAGTTCAGGCTACCTGATCTCATAAGTCATTCCCTACTTCAAAGAGGGAAGTAATTTCACCTTCTTTGTCTCCACTACGGCCTAGCTGTCTTCTGGCCTGCCAAACTGCACAGTCACCACAAACTGGTGCTCCAGGTCACACCTGACTGAAGGTCAGTATCTCCGGAGCAAACCTCAAAGTTTCCTGCTCATCCATCACAGATCTCCAGGTACACTCTGGGAAAGCAGCGGAATACCATCAAAAAAAACTTACATTGGCAATCAACCCTGCTGCGAGAATGCTCAGCTCTGATACTCCAAACCCATTCAATTATTTAATGCTGCTTCTGGGTAGACTACAAACATTGCATAGACCTCAAACACTTCCATGAGGAATGATATTTCTTCTGCTGGAAATGCTGCAATAGTAGAGAACATAGTTTCTGTAGCACAGGCCCAGCTTGAAACCCATCCTGACACAAAAGTCCAGAGAGCTGATAACAGATCAACAAGCCAGCACTTTACCCTCTCCTACTGGTATCAAGCCGTTCACCTCTTCTACTGAAATACACTCCTTTTGTGTCTAACATGAGGCTGGCGCGGGGAGAGCAGCCAAGGACTCGCAGAGTCTATAGACGAAGGGTAAGGAACAAGAGGTCTGCGGGGTGCCACCAGCACAATAAATCAGATGAGATGGGATTAAGGGGAACTTGCTCAAAATACAGTTCACACATATACTACAACTGAACCAAATCCACTCTTTTCTAAGTGGCTCAAGTAATCAGTGCCAACTTTCAAAACTAGctacaggacaaaaaaaagttactgtagAAAGTCCTGGCAACCCCAGCCCGGGCAGCCCAATTAGGCAGTAGTTCAAAGCTCTGTGGTCACTCAGCTGCTGATGGAGACATGCCTGCTAGCTTTGCCCAGTCAAGAGCAGCCCTTCTGTGATAGCTGCTGTACCAAACTGCGAAAAGAATAAGAACCACCGGCCACTGCTGTTGGCAAAGGGCAGTTTTGAAATCCcacactggaagaaagctacagctgctgcttctgagctTAGCTGCCTAGCTGTAGCCAAAGAAGAGATGCAAGCCAAGTGCCCTAGCAAATGCTACAGTGTAAGATCTGCATCCCAACTATCCCCATGCAGAAGTCTCAGGATTAGTCCCTCCAGTCTCTCTAACAAGCACACCTGGCTCCTCTGTAGAGTAAAACTGAGCCAGCTTCTGGCTGCCAATGTTTTCTTCAGCCACATCCTGCTGTGAAGCACAGAGGGGAGTAAGAGAGAGAGCACAGACTCCACAGCAATGCAGAGCTTGTCCAAGCAAAGAGGTAGCAGGCTCTGCCTAGCACAGCTGAGGTTTAAGCCTGAAATCATATTGGCAAGCATCAGGAAATCATTCAGCAACACTGTGAACAAGAGGAAACACAAGTGCCTTCGGTTGCACCTCAGTGTTTCTGAAGGCCACTTTTCAGATATACCTCCTGATCAAGCTAGCACCTGCAGAGTCCCCAGGGCACCGAGCAGCAGAGGTACCTCTGAACCGAAGCTAACGAGCTGAGCTTGGCCAGCCACTCAGGATCCAAGTCAGTGCACAAGCCCTCAACAGACTGCCCCATAACCCACACGCAGGTTCAGCCACCATCACTGCCTAACACACAGACACCAAGCAGCGTCTGTACGGTCAACCTTAAACCAAGAattgctgctgctcagagcaATGAAAGTTAGAGAAGACACTTCTCTCCACAGATTAGCACAGTGAATTAAGAGCCCATCGCTTCACAAGTTATGCTCCTGGACATGTCTCTGCAGCCCTCTTTCCACAGGCACCTCCCAAAGCAATAtattcctgctctgcctgcctctCCTAGACTTAGGCTACATTTGCTGATCCTGGTTTGAAAGATGAACACTCTGCAGCTGCTCCGAGAGGCTCAAGCCCTTCTTGGAAGGGACAGACCTCCGCGGTGTCTGCCTGTCGGAGAGGAGTGTGTACACAGACCTCATGCTCGTTAATTGTGCTGCAGCATCATCTGCCCTATATCCCCCATCCTCAGCAAAACAAGAGCTATTGCAGTATCAAGGCTCTTTCTGCCCCCCCCTTGCACTACTGGGGCACACCATTGCACATGCATGCTTCTCCACACAGCTCCTCCAAACTTTCGCACCGTGCCTAGAGCCCAACACAGACACGACCTGTAATCCAGGGGCTTTCAGCAGGGCAGGATGCTGCTCATTCACACAAACCCTCTTCCTCAAGCCAATTCAGCTCTCAGCCAAAAATAAACCATCCCAAACACCTCCTTCCCGTGACTCCCACCCGAGCTTTATCTACCAAACCTTTCAGAGGTGCCCAGGGGCAGCACGGCGCAAACCCCCTTGCCCCGCACCTCCaggccgcgcggcccccgggggACGGGGCCCCGTACCTGCCCGCCTccggctcccggccgcggggcccgcaCACGTCGCCGAGGCTCCCGGCCGAGGCTGCCAGCTCCCCGGAGCGCCGTCTCTCGGCGGCGGCGTCCCCCGGCGGCCGAGGCGCCGCTGCAGCTCTTGGTGCGGAAGAGGCGGCTGAGGCGGATCTTCAGCGAGCCCTTcctggcgccggggccggctgccgcggcggcgggcggcggggcggcgcggcgggcggccccgcggggcggctcggcgcggccggggctgcaCGGCTCCTCCTCGGAGCAGCTCTCGGGCTCGTCGGGCTCCAGCGCCTCGAGCACCAGGAGCGCGTCGCTGGTctcctcggcggcggcggggccggcgggcggcggcagcaggcCGAGGCAGGGGCAGCCGGCCGGGCCCTTGCCGCCGAGGccgtgctgctgcagctccagcgcggccagctgcagctccagcccGCCGGGCGGCACGGCCCCCcagcgcggctccgcgccccccgccgccgccgccgccttggGCTCCAGGGCGCAGCGGTGCCGCGGGCACAGcagctcgccgccgcccgccgggccctcgccgcccgccgccgggccgccctcCTCGCCGGGCCGCCCCACGTTGCGGAACACCATCagctgcggcggcggccgcgccgcccgcagcgccccgcccggcagcgccgccgccgccgggaaccgcgcgccgccgccggggccgttAGAGCCGTtaacggccgcgccgccccccccccgccccgcgcccgcctccGGCCCGGCCCCATAGCCCAGCAGGCGGCTCAGCACCCGGTacgaggccgccgccgccgcggcctccccctCCCGCAGCTCGGCCCGCTGCATCGCTACGGCCGCCGCATGCTCCGCCGagacccgccgccgccgccgcctcacaccggccgccgccgccgcggctccctcCTCAGCGGCgacggccgcgcgcgcgccgccaCGCCCCCCCCACTTCCGCCGCCGGCccaggccacgccccctccgCGCCTGACCACGCCCCTCTGAGTGGAGACCACGCCCTGTGGTGGAGACCACGCCCCCGCGCGGCGGGCCACGCCTCCAGCAGGTGAAGCCCCGCCCACTGGCGCGCCTCTTCCACGTGCtggggccccccgcgccggagTGGGGGGGACGCGGGGGGACGCGGCGCTCCCCGGGCAGGCtgcgggcggggcggcggcagcgctgccgggcGGGGCGCTGGGGTCCGTCCGGAGCGGGACACGTCCCCCTCGAACCGCTGCCCCCACCCGCatccccagggctgccctggaaacggggaaactgaggcagccGGCACCGCCACGCTGCCGGCCTTGCACGGCTCCTGCACGGCTCCTGCACAGCTGCCGCAAGCCCCTTGCATGGCATCTGCACGGCGCTTGCCCAGCCGTCAGACACCTCCCAGCACAGCTCCCGCGTGGCTCTTGCAGGCACCGAGAGCAGCCTCGCAGCCCCAGCGCACACGCACGGCTGGAGGAGAGGGGACAAGGACCAGCTCACGCTGGCACAGAGGGAAGGGACCATTGCTTGCAGGCAGCTGCGCAGTAcccccgtgcctcagtttcccccttTGTAAGCAGGAGCTGTGGGTAGGACCTGGGCCCCGCCATGGGGGCTGCACCgcggccccagccccacgcccCCTCGCCAAGCCCTTGGCTGGTGGCGCAGCAGGAGTTAACCGGGAGCCGGTGGCAGGTGACCTTATCTGGGCCCCAtcctggctggctgctgccgGGAGCCgaggggggggcggcgcggggaggggggctgctGCCGGGAGGAAAATTCCCAGCCCCGTTGCCATGGCTTCCCATCAGGATGCGCTTGCATCAGGACCGGcccccgccggagccggggggTGCGAGCTGCCGGGGGGGCCCCCGGCCGGGCGCCTCGCCGCGGAGGGCCATCCGCCGGGATTGCACAGCCGCGGCATCAGCGGGAGGCGTggagcggggcgggcagcgctcCGGAGCCAGTGACGTCTGCTCCGGCACcgggaaaggaggaaaacaggagGCAGAGCGGGAGCCCGGCGGAGCCGGGGCGATGCGGAGGATGCTCGCCCGGCCCTAGGGGTGCCGGccgcccgctccggccccgcggcggctgccggggccgcgcggcaGCCCGAGCCCCGCTCCCGGCCATGGGGCTCTGGCTGTGGCcgctgctctgctgcctgcacgtggcgctgctccgcggcgggggcagctccccgcagccccggccgccggcccccaAAGCCAAACCCACCCCGGGCCAGGAATGGTTCTCGGCCTCGCCGGCGCCCTGGGCTCCCACGCCGGAGCCGGATCCCcagggctcggcggcggcgctggcgtTCCTGCGCTCCGGCGACGCGCCGCGGCTGGCGCGGGCCAACTGCAGCCGGCGGttcgccgcggcggggccgggggccggcggcggcggggggcccccggcgccgctgcgcgccgcgctgcgggcggccgcCGAGAGCCTGGCGCACGCCGCCAACTTCCTCAACATGCTCTTGCAGGCCAACGACATCCGCGAGGCCAGCCTGGCCGAGGACGCCGAGTGGTACCACGCGCTGGTGCGCAGCCTCGTGGCCGGCGACCCCCGGGTCTACCGCGCCGTGCTGGCCTTCGACGCCCACCCGCTGGCCTCCAAGCCCCGGCTGATGCTGCAGGCCACGCAGGAGAGCGCCGAGATCCTGCTGCAGGACCtctcggccgccgccggccgcggcaaCCTCAGCGGCGACCGCCGGTGGTTCGACGCCCCCGAGCCCCCGCGGGGCTTCTCCCTGCGGAAGCGGCTGCTCCGCAATGACCTCCGCAGCCTGGAGACCCCCAAGTGGAGCCGGGGTGACGGCTACGTGGGCGACGCGGGCCACGTGCGGTGGTCGCCGCCGTTCCTCGAGTGCCGCGACGGCAAGTTCCTGCCCTCCTGGATGGTCacgctctcctcctccttctacGGGCTCAAGCCAGACCTCAGCCCCGAGTTCAAGTAAgaggcggccggcggcgccggcgcggtTTGCCCGGGGGGCTGCTCCGTGCGCGTGCCGGGGCAGTGGGGGGGTCCCCGGCGCTGAGCGGGACTCTCTGCACAGGGGCGTCGTGCGGCTGGACGTCAAGCTGCAGGACGTGCAGCTCGACCCCTGCGCCAGCGGGCCCGGCTGGTTCGCCGACACGCACCGCTGCGACCTCAACAGCACGCAGGTatcgccccggcgcggcgcggcacggcacggcatcgcacggtgcagcacggcatggcaccccgcggcgcggctcccgcTCCGGGCTCCCGCTGCGCATCCCTCCCCGGCGGCTCAGCGTTATCCCCTCTCCGGCTGATCCATCTGCTCCGCTCAGCTGCTCGCGGTGCCGCGGCCCGCGGGGTTTATTGTGCAAATCTGCCTGCCCCCGCGGCGAGCGCCGGCGTGTGACCTggctcccgcccgccgcgcgccctccccgccgccccggctgcTGCGGGCtcgccggcggcggctcggggcaCCCCGCGTGCAAGGCAGCCCGGCGCCTTTCCTCCCGTTCTTTGGGTAGCCTCAATTTAAGAACGCGTTAAAATGCCTTTTCGGAGGGCTTTCGCGGCCCCTTGGAGCTGCGCGGCCGGGATCGGGGCTCTTGGCGGTGTCGGGGGGTTACTGCCGGggcgggagcccccgggccCTGCGCGCCGCTCCACGCTGCGGCAAACGCTGGCCAAATCCCCTTCCCCAGCGTCGGAGAAACCTTGGAGATCctctttctgaaacttttccTTCCAGCCCCCTGCAGGTAATTCCCACCAGCGGGGCATGGTTGCACGCCCTGCCGCGCTCCAGgcatcttttcagaaaataactgCACCCAGAAAAATTCCCAGCAGGCCAACGGGAGCGGAGACCCCCCGGCGTGCCCGGCCATCCCACGGCATTCCCGGCTGGCACCAGCGCCGGGGCCGTGCCTGctccccggcagccccgcggctccccccttttttccccttttccgcCCCGTTTCGGCGCCGGGCCGTGGCGGCGGGGTCTCCACCGCCGGGGATtagcgcggcggcggccgctgcgcccTGCCGCTGCCGTCACGGCGGAGCCCGCGCGGCGGGATTAGTGCGCTTTGCTGCATTAGGTGTCCATTTAGGTTTTAGGGAGGGATTTGAGGGCCCggcttttgcttttaattcttaAATGTTTAACCACTGCTCTGCAGGCACCGCCGAGGGGGAGGAAGGCacgcggggctggggccggggccgggggggccggggccagcGCAGCACCCCGGGGTGCAGGGGGAACCCTCGCCCAGACCTGTCTCCTTCAGTGTGTCCCCCAGGAGAGCCGCGGCTTCGTGCTCGGGAGCTACCTGTGCCGGTGCAAGCCGGGCTTTTACGGGGCCGGCGgtgcggccggcggcgccggggcaggTGGGTGCCGCCatccccgcgccccgcgggagACGGGCCGGGTGCGAGGCGGGCGGTGGGGATCTCGGGGCGATGCCCTAACCCGCGGCGGCGCGCTCTGTCCGCAGGCGCCCCGCGGGAGctcggcgccggcgcccggcggccggcTGGCGTGCCGGCCCTgccggccgggctgcgccgcgtGCGTGGACGACGCGCCCTGCTTGATCGAGGaggccggggcgctgcgggcggccgtCCTCTCCTGCCAGGCCGCCTGCATGCTGGCCGTCTTCCTCAGCATGCTCGTCTCCTACCACTTCCGAAAGAGCAAGGCAaggcgccggggcgccgcgcgccgccggaGGATGCTCCGGCCCCTTCGGGCGCTGCTCCGGGCTCCCCGCCCGCGCTCACGGGCCTGTTTGCCTCTTCCTGCAGCGGATCCGGGCGTCGGGGGTCATCCTGCTGGAGACCATCCTCTTCGGATCCCTCCTCCTCTACTTCCCCGTGAGTATCCGGCCCTCGGAGAGCCCTGGGCCGGTGAAAGCCCTTGCACACTCGCCCGCCGACCTCCCTCGGCCGCGGACCTCCTCGAGCTGCGCGGGGCTGGGAACGGCTCgctcccctctgccctgccccCATCCGAGCGGCAAACGGCCCCGTTACCCCTAAATCCTAACGAGAGCCCTGCCTGCCGGGCACCGGGACGCCGCGGGACGGGGagggcgctgccgggcgccgcgccgcgccggtcTGCAGAGCCCAAAGCCGCCCTCCTCCCCGCAGGGCAGGAACCTGCCCTCAAACCGCCCTCGGGGGCAGCTCGGCCTCGTTTCTAGTTGTGCTGGCTCGGCCTCCGGCGGCTGCGCTGTCGACCCTCTCCGCAGCCCAAATCCCTTTTCTCCCGCTGGCCGTTGGAATTAATCCCCCTCTAAAccccctctgcctcctgcaagatctgcagcatctgccccaGGGCAGCGGGGAAAGTGAGAGTGGGAGCGTTTCCCCAAAGCAGCCGGTGTCCAGGGCCTGCAGCAAGACGGGGCAGGACCGGCCTGGCGCCTGCATCCGCTTTGTCCCATGCAACCGCCTCTCCTGCCTCGGCTCTgtctgccccagccccttctcCACCCCCGGCGGCGTCCGAGGGCCGTGAAGCGTCCGGCGGGGCCGGCAGGGCCCCTcgcgcgcgccggccccgctctcCTGCTTTCCCAGGTGTTCATCCTGTACTTCAAGCCGAGCATTTTCCGCTGCATCGTCCTGCGCTGGGTGCGTGGGCTGGGCTTCGCCATCGTCTACGGCACCATCGCCCTCAAGCTGTACAGGTAACCGTGAGCCGAGGCGGCGCCGGAGCCGGCGagcggcccgggcccggggggcgcggggggcatCCTGGCTCACCCCTGGGTGCCTTGCAGGGTGCTGAAGGTGTTCCTGTCCCGCACGGCCCAGCGGGTGCCCTACATGAGCAGCGGGCGGGTGCTGAAGATGCTGGGGCTGATCCTGCTCCTGGTGCTGTGGTTCCTGGCGGCCTGGACCGTGGGGATGCTGGAGAACGTGGACAGGAACATCCCGCTGGTGATCCGTTCCCAGACCGCCCGCGGCCTCCAGTTCCACCTCTGCGGCCACGACCGCTGGGACTACATGATGGTGATCGGTGAGCGCCGGCTCGGCCGCCGCGGTCCCTCCCAGCCGGACCCTCTCGCCGCCCAGGACCCCTCGGCCGCAGCTCCCAGCCCCAACGCGGGGCACGGCGCGTTCGTCTGCTTGGCGCTTTGCTTtgcccccggctcccccggcgGTTCCTGgggttcctcctcctcctcctcctcctcctcctcctcctcctcctccttgtcctCGTGCCCGCGCTCAGCGCTGCGCCTCCCGCTCTGCCCCCAGCCGAGATGCTCTtcctgctgtggggcagcttcctgtgcttcgCCACGCGCTCCGTGCCCTCGGCCTTCCACGAGCCCCGCTACCTGGGCATCGCGCTGCACAACGAGCTCCTCGTCTCCGCCGCCTTCCACGTGGCCAGGTGAGGCACGGGGCGCCGAGCGGAGCCGCGATCCGGGGCGCCGAGCCATGATCCTGGGTGCCGAGTGGCTCCGGGGCGCTGAGCGGAGCCACGATCCGGGGTGCCGAGCTGCAATCTGGGGCGCTGAGCAGCTCCGGGGCACTGAGGGGAGCCACGGTCTGGGGCACCGAGTCACACCGGGGCACGGAGCAGAGCTGCGACCCAgggcgccgagcggcgccgTGATCCGGGGCGCCGAGCCGCTCCCGGGTGGATGTTGCCTGCATCCCCGGCAGGATTCACTTCCCAGTCCCCGGCACGGGTCGGACACCAGGGAAACACCGAATTTGCTCCAAagcggccgcccgcgggctGCACCctccgctgcccgccggcgccAGCTGCCGGCACACCCGGCGCTTGCGCGGCCCAGGAAATACCCCGTCCCGCTCCCCGCAAGCGTAGGGATCCCCGTCCTGGCGCCGCAGGGCACCTGCGAGCCCCTGGCCCCTTGCAGGTTCGTCCTGGTCCCCTCGCTGCACCCCGACTGgaccctgctgctcttcttCGCGCACACCCACGCCACCGTCACCATGACGCTGGTGCTGCTCTTCGTGCCCAAGGTGAGCGGGCACGCGGGAGCCAAGACGCCAAGGGCGGCTCTCGGCGCGGAGGAGcgtggggggtggggggggatcCCGACCCCCGGACCCTCCGCCCGCGTTTGGCCGAGCGGGCAGGCGGCGAACGCGCGGCGACCCGGCGCCCCTCCGCCGCCAGCTGCTGCGCGCCGGCTCGCCGCTGCGCGAGGAGATCGCGGCCGAGGTCTACGAGGACGAGCTGGACGCGAGGCGCTCGGGCTCCTACCTGAACAGCAGCATCGCCTCCGCCTGGAGCGAGCGCAGTCTCGACCCCGATGACATTCGGGTGGGTGGCACACTCAGGACCTTCTTTTGACGCTAGCTATGCGGCCCCGCGCAGAGTAAGAGCTGCTTTTGCAATCTTTCCCCTGCTGCAAACCAGacggggttgggggggggagcgagctgaagcggggggggggggggggcacgagCCGGGCGCAGCAGCGAGCCGGGGGCGCGGGACGGACCGTGCCGGCGTCGGGGGGACGGGGAGCGACCCGGCGCCGAGACGGGGCTGCgcagggccggggcgccgcTCGGTGCCGCTCTACGTGCTCtcctgtgtcccccccccccctccccgccccccggaCCCCGtccccggcggcccccggcgcagGAGGAGCTGAAGAAGCTCTACGCGCAGCTGGAGGCGCACAGGACGCGGCGGATGGCGGCCAGCAACCCGCACCTGGCCAAGAAGCGCGGCTCCCGGCGCAGCCTGGGCCGCTGCGCCctgcgccgccccgccgggccgcccgaGGCCGAGCGGGACGGCGCCGagccggccggccgcggcggccgcggtgGTGGCAGCCTGCGGCTGCGGGAGGgcagccggcggcgccgcgccgcgtcCTTGCGCAAGTCGCGCAGTGCCGAGGACCAcgcgcggccgcccgcctccCCTGCGAGGaagacggcggcggcggcggcgaaggCTTCGGAGCCGTCCGACAGCGAGTCGCTGGAGGCCGCCCCGCTCGTCTGCAAGTCGGCCAGCGCCCAGGAgctggcggcggccgggcggccgcggcgggcgccggtGCGCAAGGCGCTGAGCctggcggccggcgccgggcacGAGGCTGAGCTCCCGGCCAGGCCGGCGGCGCGCGAGAAGCCGGCGAGGCAGgagcggccgggcgccccgcgggacCCCGGACCCCCCGGcagcgggggcggcgggggctccccgcgccggggccgggcgcggaggCATGTCACCTACGCGCCCGTCAAGAGCGCCAGCGCGGACGGGGCGCTGCGGCCGGGGCGGGTGCGCGTGGCGGTGCGCAGGACCCCGCCGGTGCCCCCCGCGCGGCTCCAGAGCCtggcgccccccgcgccccccccggccccggcgccgggctcctCGGCGCCCGCcagcccgccccggccccgggaggAGACCTGCAGCGGGGAGCAGCaagcggcgggggcggcgggctcGGGGACGCCCCGCGGCGCATCCGGCCCCGGCACCTCCGCCCCGAGAGCCTCCCTCAGGAGCCTCGGCTTAGCCCTCAAGGCCTTCAGCCGCTCCGGAGGGAGACGCGGCGGGAaagggcgaggaggaggagatggaggcagcggcggggagACGccctgggcggcggcggccgcatCCCTCAGGGGCCCCGGCCCGCGCGAAGAGGCCGGCACCGCGGCGCAGAGCgcggccctgggcggcagcggcggcggcggcagcccggcgCGGGAAAACGCCGGGGACGCCCGCGGGAAACTCGCAGAGGAGCCCGGCCCTGCCAGCTGCGGCGCCCTGCGGCCGGCCCGGCACGAAGCGCCGGGGCCGCGTGCCATCCCGGCCCCCGGGAGCAGCCGGGAAGCGGCGGAACCGCCCCGCGGAGCCACCGGCCCCGACCGCCGCGATGCTCCGGCGGAGGCTGCCGAGGAGCCGGAGGCCGAGGCTCGTCCCGGGGAAGCCCCGGGGGCTCCGCCAGGAAGAGGCTCGTTATTCCGGCAGGAGGCAATCGCGTCCCCGGAGGCGAGAGGGCCGAGCCCGGCGAAGGCGCCCGAGCCCGTCTGCCCCTGGGAGAGCCAGGACG
This genomic interval from Rhea pennata isolate bPtePen1 chromosome 26, bPtePen1.pri, whole genome shotgun sequence contains the following:
- the GPR179 gene encoding probable G-protein coupled receptor 179, yielding MLLQANDIREASLAEDAEWYHALVRSLVAGDPRVYRAVLAFDAHPLASKPRLMLQATQESAEILLQDLSAAAGRGNLSGDRRWFDAPEPPRGFSLRKRLLRNDLRSLETPKWSRGDGYVGDAGHVRWSPPFLECRDGKFLPSWMVTLSSSFYGLKPDLSPEFKGVVRLDVKLQDVQLDPCASGPGWFADTHRCDLNSTQCVPQESRGFVLGSYLCRCKPGFYGAGGAAGGAGAGGSAPAPGGRLACRPCRPGCAACVDDAPCLIEEAGALRAAVLSCQAACMLAVFLSMLVSYHFRKSKRIRASGVILLETILFGSLLLYFPVFILYFKPSIFRCIVLRWVRGLGFAIVYGTIALKLYRVLKVFLSRTAQRVPYMSSGRVLKMLGLILLLVLWFLAAWTVGMLENVDRNIPLVIRSQTARGLQFHLCGHDRWDYMMVIAEMLFLLWGSFLCFATRSVPSAFHEPRYLGIALHNELLVSAAFHVARFVLVPSLHPDWTLLLFFAHTHATVTMTLVLLFVPKLLRAGSPLREEIAAEVYEDELDARRSGSYLNSSIASAWSERSLDPDDIREELKKLYAQLEAHRTRRMAASNPHLAKKRGSRRSLGRCALRRPAGPPEAERDGAEPAGRGGRGGGSLRLREGSRRRRAASLRKSRSAEDHARPPASPARKTAAAAAKASEPSDSESLEAAPLVCKSASAQELAAAGRPRRAPVRKALSLAAGAGHEAELPARPAAREKPARQERPGAPRDPGPPGSGGGGGSPRRGRARRHVTYAPVKSASADGALRPGRVRVAVRRTPPVPPARLQSLAPPAPPPAPAPGSSAPASPPRPREETCSGEQQAAGAAGSGTPRGASGPGTSAPRASLRSLGLALKAFSRSGGRRGGKGRGGGDGGSGGETPWAAAAASLRGPGPREEAGTAAQSAALGGSGGGGSPARENAGDARGKLAEEPGPASCGALRPARHEAPGPRAIPAPGSSREAAEPPRGATGPDRRDAPAEAAEEPEAEARKGTCPWEASEALPKTEGKEKEKEPADKRTTRPAAFASPGKALERGSGERAAVCPWESPGSAQPAAAPRAGSPALPGPPSRASQSPGTLKAEVCPWETRESEDGKAEICPWEVAAPPSDHGRAKQVPGRASKGDKRITRQAAFASPAKSLEGGSGERAAVCPGESPGSAQPAAGSLKAEVCPWEAQEGEGGSKAEICPWELAAPPPAREKLRRAEGGLPAGSKSTSPNQSVFKESTSEKEKGSRARGSVCPWESAGTEDASAVEGWKAASRKSESAGSLKAEVCPWESPDTEEPAAQPSRKPGSQRADVCPWETAGAAAGVRSDVCPWEGTGVPLDEPGREVPQRARAAGAFARLEFGSSQRESVCPWESMGAEEPSLKNGTGKGPSKGSKSTESRKSDICPWEEATEPKAVEKASVKADARPRGAAPASPAEAGKPVPGAGATSPTAPLKKSKGKAASEAEHKPLCRILPGVQPPRGPGRGSSPRAASLPASGSRSAGTAAVCPWEAEAAPPGPDKPSPGSSKPSAACPREAESADPIPARRGQGRAGESPGHGGGGAAQTDPDVCPWDHE